The sequence GCATCACCTCGTGGCGGAACTTGGGAAAGGATAGCGGCAGGCTTCCCTAATTTATGGAATGCAATTCGCCCGGAAAGGTTTATCCCCTTCGTGTCTCTCCAATGGAAGAGACACGAAGGGGATAAACGGATTTCTTCGCCATATGGTTCCGCTGCGTTCTTATCTGCTCTCCACCTTCCCGTACAAAAGACTCAGAAGGTGCCCCCCCTCTATATCCGCTGTCCAGCAGAAAAGCCCCTCCATCTCCTTCCCGTTCACCCTCATCCCCCCCGGCAGAATTTCAAGCTTTTTCAGGGGCAGATGAAAGCCCTGGCCCACAAGCTTGAGCCCGGCCTCCTTCAGGGTCCAGTGCCGGAGGATCTCCCGCTCCGGCTTTCCGGACAGAAAGGCCCATTCCTCTTCAGAAAAAGCCATGCGACGCAGGGCTTCCGTATCCCGCTCCCTGTCCGGCTCCAGATCCAGCCCCAGCGTTCCTCCCTTCTCAAGAACAATCCCCGCCGCAGCATAATCGCCGCCATGGCTGATGGAAAGGGCATATTCGGGGAAATCCGGTAGAAAAGGAACCCCTTTTTCCGTATTCTCCACGGCTATACCAGCCCCTGTTCTCGTATCCCCCAGAAAGGTCCGCACCAGCTCTTTCACAGCCATGCGACCGCAGAGCCACTCCATCTGCCTCTTGGCAACGGCAAAACCATGAAAACGGGCTTTTTCTGCTTCTGAAAACCCCTCAGGAAAAACATCTTCCGGAAGAAACAGTTTTTTCCGTGTTTTCCATACAGACCAGTCTTCCTCTTTGGGAAATAATCCGGCCACCACATCCGGAATACAGACCAGATGCAGGGCCACGGGAATGGCTCCCAGCTGGAAGGGAACAGAGGAGAGAGGCAGAAAAGATGGGGCGGCTTGCCAAAAATTTCTGTATTTCATAGGCTATATTCTTCTTATGGTATGTCCAGAGGGGGAAGAAGGCAGATTATCCGCCACAACAGTCTTTTGTAAGGGATACATGGCCAACAGAAACACTTGCGTCAAGGTAAAAGCAGCTGTTTTTCCACGCGCACGCGCCACCCTTGGGTGCTGAAATCAGATCCAAAGAAAGGCTTACAGCATGGACTCTGTAAAAAAGCAACGATTTGAAACTCCTCAAGATTCTAAAAGTGAAGATCTGATTCCCCGCAAAGGCAACTTCAAAAAATTAATAACCTACAGGAAGGCGGAGGCAATCTATGATATAACCTACTATTTTTGCACAAACTTTTTAAGACGAGGAGACCGTACCACAGACCAGATGGTACAGGCAGCCCGTTCCGGAAAGCAGAATATCGTGGAAGGTTCGGCAGCTTCCGCCACATCAGGGGAAATGGAAATCAAGCTCATCAATGTTGCCAAAGCCAGTCTTCAGGAACTGCTCATGGACTATGAAGATTTTCTGAGAACCCGGGGGCACCGGCAGTGGGAAGCCGATTCCGTGGAGCTGGCAGCCATGCGAAAACTGGGAAGCAGCCACAACGACAGTGCCTTTTTCATGCAGATGGTAAAAACAAGGCCGCCCGAAACCATTGCCAACATGGCCATTGTACTCATCAAACAGAACGACTATCTGCTTTTCAGGCAGCTCAAAGCCCTTGAGGAAGCCTTTCTGAAGGAAGGCGGCATGCGGGAGAGAATGACACGCATGCGGCTGGAAGCCCGTCGCAATGGAGGAGGCAAGACATGAGGCTGGGGGCTTAAAATATTTAAAAGCTTTAAAGTCCTTAAGGTCTTTAGGTCTTTAAGGTCTTTAAGGTCTTTAAGGTCTTTAAGGACCCTAAAGACCTTAGCAGTAAAAAAAGGGGCAGGCCCGGAAAACCCGCCCCTTTTCACTTTAAAAGCACATCTCCTGTCTCACCCTACGAAACCTTCTTCACCCCAAAGGCCTCCACTTCCCCCTCCAGGGAGAATCCAGCCGCCGCAGGAATGCGGATCATCTGAAAATCCTCCACCCGCACCATGAGGCGACCATTGGCATCCACAAGGGCCATGTCAAAGAGATCCGTCTTTTCCAGTTCCGCCTTTTTCTCCGTCACGCAGACATAAGCCGTGCGAGCTTCGGGCATATCAAAAATCCGCAAGCGGCTGAAAGAAGAAGGCAGCACAGGGGTGCCCTTTCCCAGCATATTGAACAGACCTCCGGTCTGAAACATAGCATCCAGCAGCACCACAGGGATTCGGAAATCAGGTGCCTTGACACCAGCAAAGAAAAAGCCCTGCCCCGCATCCCGCATCAGGGTGACAAGCTGCCTGCCGTCAAAGCCCGCCACGGACTCAATGCTGCGGAAGACCCCGTCCATGAAAAGCCGCGTGGGCCGGTAGATGAGATCCCCAAGGCTGCCCTTATGCCGCAGGCCCGGCAGATCGGGAATGGCCATGAGCTGCACACCGGGCCGCAGATCCGCCGTCTGCACCCTGCCCGTATAATGCAGGGTTTCCGTGGTTTCCGAAGAGCCGGGCCGTGTGAAGGAAGAAAGCATTTCTACAGTCACACTATCCGCTTCAGGGCCTTTGGCCCGGATTTCCAGCCGTTTGGGACGGTTTTTCAAAAGCTTGATACCATAGGGAATGGAAAAATCCTCGATTTCCGTCACATAACGCCTGCAACTCACCTGAAGGGCCGCCTCGGCCAGGGTTTCAAGGCCCGTGGCCCCGAGGAAAAGGGGAACGCCGTCCAGGCTGTGATCTTTGAGGAAAAGATCCCGCTCCAAAGTCAGGGTGCGGACAAAACGGGCTGTTTTGCCATCCGGCTCCAGCCCTGCATCCAGAAAGGCATCCAGCACCGGCCCCTGACCGGCAAGGGGCAGCAGGCCATCGGGATCAAAGGCCCGGTCTTTGCCCGTGAACACAGCCTCGCAGGGTTCGGGGCTACGGCATTCCCCAAGGAAGAAGCGGATTCCCGCCTTTAAGGGCAGGAAGGTGAGGCCCCGGCTTTCCAGCACGGTTTTCACCGAACCCCGCGTGGCCATGCCCGTGCCTTCCCAGGCTGTCCAGGCCAGCACCTTGGTGACGCAGTGGGGCCGCTTCACCTGCTCCGCCAGCACCATTTTGCCCAGCATGTCGTTGGCTGCGGTGTAATCGCACTGACCGGCATTGCCAAAACGGGCCGTGACCGAGGAAAAGGCGAAAATCGCCTTGAGATCATGGCCGGAGAAGGCTTTCAGCAGATGGGCCATGCCTCTGACCTTGGGCGTAAAGACCCGGAGGAAGGAGTCCAGAGTTTTCTTATCAAAGACCTGGGATTCCTCCACACCTGCCCCGTGGATGATGGCATCCACTTCCGGGAAGCTTTCGGCCAGTTTCTGAACGGCGGCAGAATCCGTCACATCCGCAGACACATAGCGTACGGAAACGCCCTTTTCCTCCAGAAGACGGAGACTCTCCGCCGTGCGGTGCAGGCCCTGCATGCGCTCTGCGGTTTTTTTCAGGTGAAGGGGAGACAGGCCCGGCATTTTATCCGCCAGACGGGCCATGAGATCCTTTAAGGAAAGCCCTGCGGTCTCCGGGGTGAGATCCTTTAAGTCCGAACGGCCCACAAGGATGAAGGCCACATCCTTTTCTTCCTCCGCAAGGGCCTTCACCATCTCAAAGGTAATGCCCCCTGCCCCGCCGGTGACAAGAACGGTGCAGCCGGAAAGGATGTTCTTCTGCCCCTGAACCTTTTTTTCAAGGAGGGTGGGCAGAAAGCGGGTGTCTCCCACAAAGCCCGTTTCCACCCGACCATCGCCGGTGAGGAGTTCCTTCACAAAACGGCTGGCCATGGAGGGGGCATCAAAACGCTTGTCTCCGAAATCCGTAACCTTGATGCGGGTATGGGGAAACTCCCGGGCAAGGCTTTTCAGAAAGCCGGAAAAAGCCGCCTGTACCGGGTCCGGACGCATCTCGCCTTCCCGGATACCCATGGCCGTGGGAAAGATCACGGACTGGAAGGCGGGCATGGCAATGAAGGCTCCCTGCCGGTTTAAAGACTCCCGCAGGGCGTGGATGGCGGTAAAGAGGACGGCGGGCATGCGCTCACGGCCTTCTGGCACCTCCGTATTCAAGGGATGGAGCAGCACAAGGCCACAGAGATCCGGATGGGCCTTGGCAATTTCTCCGAAAAGGAGGGCGCTTTTTTCCGCATCCCGGTCTTCAAGGAGATAATCGCCCCTGTCCCGGCCTGCGGTGAGAATCACGGCACCTGCGGCTTCAAGGCCTTCCATCACGGGTGCGGCAAGGCCCTGATCGTCTAAGGTCACCAGCACCTTGCGGCCGGAAATGCCAAAACGGGGGCCTGCTTCCGCAGGAGCTTTGCGTACATCCGGCAAAAAACGGAAAAGCCCTTTTTCACTGCCGCTAGGGTCTGCCGGAAGAAGAGAAGGATCTTCTTCGCTTCCGGGACTTTCAGAAACAAGGCTCTTCCCCCGTCTGCCTTCTTCGGGGACGAAGGGGGCTGTAGCGAAGCCAGGCCTTTTGTCCCCCTCTCCCTCTGGGAGAGGGCCGGGGTGAGGGCTTAATTTCCGGGTATCTTCAGCCCCGGAAGCATTCAAAGCCCCCTTCTGGGCAGCAATGTAGTCCGCAATTTTACCCAAGGTGGAAAGCTCCCGCAGGGGCGCGTCCTCTTCGGCCCCAAGGCCAAAATGCCCCATGACCTTAGAGAAAATCTCCACCTGTTTCACCGTATCAATGCCGAGATCCGCCTCAAGATCCAGATCTTCGGCCAGCATGTCCGTGCCATAGCCCGTCTGCTCGGAAAGAATGTTCCGAATTTCTGAAAGGATGGCCTCCCTTCCGGAAACACCTGCGGCAGAAACTTCTGCCACCTCTTTCTCTTCAAGGGATACCGCGCCCGACTGGGCCGCAATGTAGTCCGCAATTTTACCTAAGGTGGAAAGCTCCCGCAAAGGCGCATCCTCTTCGGCCCCAAGGCCAAAATGCCCCATGACCTTAGAGAAAATTTCCACCTGCTTTACCGTATCAATACCGAGATCCGCCTCAAGATCCAGATCTTCGGCCAGCATGTCCGTGCCATAGCCCGTCTGTTCGGAGAGGATGTTCCGGATTTCTTCAAGAATATGTTCTCTGCCGGAAGCACCTGCGCCGCTGGCTTTTCCATCCTCTTTTTCTTCAAGGGATACCGCGCCCGACTGGGCCGCAATGTAGTCCGCAATTTTGCCTAAAGTAGAAAGCTCCCGCAGGGGCGCATCCTCTTCGGCACCAAGACCAAAATGCCCCATGACCTTAGAGAAAATTTCCACCTGTTTGACCGTATCAATGCCGAGATCCGCCTCCAGGTCCAGGTCTTCCGCCAGCATGTCCACACCATAGCCCGTCTGCTCGGAAAGAATGTTCCGGATTTCTTCCAGAATCTTCACCCGGGAAGAGACCTTCGGCTCAGCCTTTGCCTTCATAACAGGGGCAGGGGGTTTTTCCTTTGCAAAGGCGGGAAGACTTTCTCCCGAAAAGCCCGGAGCGCTTGCCAGCACCAGCACCCGGTTTTTCATCTTGAGATCGGGCTTTTCCATGCCGGAGATGGCAGAAAGCCAGGCTTCATAGGCGGCGTTATTTTCCGTGGCCCGTTCTTCCGTGCGCTTCACCATGAGCAGGGCAAAGTGGGAGCCAAAACCTGCGGAAAAATGCAGGCCGTACTGGAAGTCTCCCCTTTCTCCACGGCTGAATTTCAGATCGCTGAAATGCTCCGGCACCTTCTTCAGGTGGGCTACGGGCGGGGTCTGTCCCCTTTGCAGGGCTTTCACCATGACCGCGTCTTCAATGGCCGCCCCCAGGGTATGGCCCGTGAGGCCCTTGGTGTTGGTGATGGTGATTTTACCCGCATCCCGGCCATAGGCCGCACGCAGGGCCTCAATTTCCGCATCCGCACTGCCGCCCCGCGCAGGGGTGAAGGTTTCGTGGGACATGAACACCATGCGGGAAGCGTAGCTTTCCGCATCAAGACCATGGCGGGCCTCCACCTGCCGCACAAAGCGGGCCATGGTTTCTGCCAGATAAGGCACATCAATGCGGGTGGTGTGGAAGGCCGCATTGGCAAGGAAGGAGCCAAGGATTTCCGCCTGCCCCTCAAGGCCGCGTTCCCGGATACGGTCCCTTCTTTCCACCACAAGGGCCGTGGCTCCGGCTCCCAGCAGGGTGCCGTTGCGATCCGCATCAAAGGGCTTGGCTGCTTTGGAAATCTCCTTTTCAATGGAGGCAGCGCCTAAACTTAAAAATCCCGCACTGATCCAGGGGCCCTGACCCGATGCCGTGGCCGTTTCCGAACCAATCACCACCACCCGCTCACAGCGGCCACTGCGAATCCAGTCTTCGGCCACGGCAATGGCCTGGGTGGTGGAAGCACAGGCACCGCTGAGATGCACATTGGGGCCACGGGCCCGGATCATTTTGGCAAAGTGGGCAGAGGCAAGGGGGGTGATTTTATCAAGGAAGGTACTGTCAAAGCGGTAGTCCTCCTTTTTCTCCCAGAGGGGACGGATGGCGTGGAACCAGCCCGCTACCCTTTGCTTGAGGCTGCGCTCGCTGATATTTTCCATGAGATCATAGTAGAGGCTTTCAAGGGCCCGTCCCGGCCCTTCCTGATACCGGTGCTGCTGGAAGGCCTCCATTTCATGGATGAGGGTTTCCCATCCGGGGAAAAGGCCGGTGAAGATGACACCGGTAGTTTCCTGCATGGAAGCAGGCAGGGCCAGCTCCTCTCCGGCAAGACGGGAGCCTGCTTTGCTCTGGCCCTCCAGCAGGGGAATGCGGGCATCCTTCAGGGCTTCCAGACCTGCGGCCATGGCCAGGGCAATGCTGATGTCCTGCCCCTTTTCCAG comes from Desulfobotulus pelophilus and encodes:
- a CDS encoding 4'-phosphopantetheinyl transferase family protein, giving the protein MKYRNFWQAAPSFLPLSSVPFQLGAIPVALHLVCIPDVVAGLFPKEEDWSVWKTRKKLFLPEDVFPEGFSEAEKARFHGFAVAKRQMEWLCGRMAVKELVRTFLGDTRTGAGIAVENTEKGVPFLPDFPEYALSISHGGDYAAAGIVLEKGGTLGLDLEPDRERDTEALRRMAFSEEEWAFLSGKPEREILRHWTLKEAGLKLVGQGFHLPLKKLEILPGGMRVNGKEMEGLFCWTADIEGGHLLSLLYGKVESR
- a CDS encoding four helix bundle suffix domain-containing protein, which translates into the protein MDSVKKQRFETPQDSKSEDLIPRKGNFKKLITYRKAEAIYDITYYFCTNFLRRGDRTTDQMVQAARSGKQNIVEGSAASATSGEMEIKLINVAKASLQELLMDYEDFLRTRGHRQWEADSVELAAMRKLGSSHNDSAFFMQMVKTRPPETIANMAIVLIKQNDYLLFRQLKALEEAFLKEGGMRERMTRMRLEARRNGGGKT